A genomic window from Lutra lutra chromosome 17, mLutLut1.2, whole genome shotgun sequence includes:
- the LOC125088361 gene encoding galectin-7-like — MAGSSNVPHKTSLPEGIRVGTVMRIRGAIPEKAGRFYVNLLCSEAPGSEAALHFNPRLDQSTVVFNTLEQGTWGQEERGSGIPFQHGQPFEVFLIATEEGFKAVVGDSEYHHFRYRIPPARVRLLEVGGDLQLDSVKIF; from the exons ATGGCAGGGAGTTCT AACGTGCCCCACAAGACCTCGCTGCCCGAGGGCATCCGAGTGGGAACTGTGATGAGGATCCGTGGTGCCATCCCAGAAAAGGCTGGCAG GTTCTATGTGAACCTGCTGTGCAGCGAGGCCCCAGGGAGTGAGGCCGCTTTGCATTTCAATCCCCGCCTGGATCAATCCACGGTGGTCTTCAACACCCTggagcagggcacctggggccAAGAGGAGCGTGGCTCAGGCATTCCCTTCCAGCACGGGCAGCCTTTCGAAGTGTTCCTTATTGCCACGGAAGAAGGCTTCAAG GCGGTGGTCGGCGACTCGGAGTATCACCACTTCCGCTACCGGATCCCGCCGGCGCGCGTGCGCCTCTTGGAGGTGGGCGGGGACCTGCAGCTGGATTCCGTGAAGATCTTCTGA